One region of Pongo pygmaeus isolate AG05252 chromosome 21, NHGRI_mPonPyg2-v2.0_pri, whole genome shotgun sequence genomic DNA includes:
- the LOC129021959 gene encoding putative DPH3 homolog B, translated as MAVFHGVEIEDFQYDKDSETYFCPCPSGDNFSITKEELENGEGVAMCPGCSLIIKVIYDKDQFACGETVPVPSANKE; from the coding sequence ATGGCAGTATTTCACGGGGTGGAAATTGAGGACTTCCAATATGACAAGGACTCGGAGACGTATTTCTGTCCCTGCCCAAGTGGAGATAACTTCTCCATCACCAAGGAGGAGTTGGAGAATGGGGAAGGCGTGGCAATGTGTCCAGGCTGCTCTCTCATTATAAAAGTGATTTATGACAAAGATCAGTTTGCGTGTGGAGAAACAGTCCCAGTGCCTTCAGCCAACAAAGAATGA